A genome region from bacterium SCSIO 12844 includes the following:
- a CDS encoding dihydroorotate dehydrogenase encodes MLKFYKSNFWSLKKAMNATYHINQSYQWNYENGPIFEGEIPKRPDIKPIKLWDYEINSPIGIPAGPLLNANFIALYARLGFDLPVYKTVRTIERQSHPKPNCYYLKQQDRLKETDILADAITTRDMPENIEDISITNSFGIPSKPVEIWQADIELANYSIDRNQLLIVSCAGTPGLKERNIIEDYALCAQLAIEAGAKAIELNLSCPNVVSKEGSIYQDAQLSSEITQAVKQTIGSTPLMIKIGYFKEQQHLANILKANAPFIDGVAAINTIPMIVRDENGQQALPGEGRLTSGICGNVIHNLAVNMVQKIAHEKRANRYDFIICGSGGVMAQEQFNQFLDAGADLAMSATGAMWNPYLAYQWHCAQAQENTSVQQTHLLAD; translated from the coding sequence ATGCTAAAATTTTATAAATCCAATTTTTGGAGTCTTAAAAAAGCAATGAACGCTACTTATCACATAAATCAAAGCTATCAATGGAATTATGAAAACGGCCCTATATTTGAAGGCGAGATTCCAAAACGTCCTGATATAAAACCAATAAAACTATGGGATTATGAAATCAATTCCCCTATTGGTATCCCAGCAGGACCATTGCTTAATGCAAACTTCATCGCTTTATATGCAAGATTAGGTTTTGATTTGCCTGTTTATAAAACTGTACGCACAATTGAACGCCAATCCCACCCTAAACCTAACTGTTATTATCTTAAGCAACAAGATAGGCTAAAAGAAACTGATATTTTAGCTGACGCCATTACAACTAGAGATATGCCAGAGAATATAGAAGATATATCGATTACTAATTCTTTTGGTATACCAAGTAAACCGGTTGAAATTTGGCAAGCTGATATTGAATTAGCCAATTATTCAATTGATAGAAATCAACTACTTATTGTTAGCTGTGCTGGCACACCTGGCCTTAAAGAAAGAAATATTATAGAAGATTATGCACTGTGTGCTCAACTAGCAATAGAAGCAGGCGCCAAAGCCATTGAACTTAATCTATCCTGCCCTAATGTTGTCTCTAAAGAAGGAAGCATTTATCAAGATGCACAACTGTCTTCTGAGATTACTCAAGCTGTCAAACAAACCATTGGCTCAACACCACTTATGATTAAAATTGGTTATTTTAAAGAACAACAACATTTAGCAAATATTCTAAAAGCGAATGCACCTTTTATTGATGGTGTTGCTGCAATTAATACTATTCCAATGATTGTTCGAGATGAAAACGGTCAACAAGCACTGCCTGGAGAAGGTCGACTGACAAGCGGCATTTGTGGCAATGTCATTCATAATCTAGCCGTCAACATGGTACAAAAAATAGCCCATGAAAAACGCGCCAACCGTTATGATTTTATTATTTGTGGCTCAGGCGGCGTAATGGCACAAGAGCAATTTAATCAATTTTTAGATGCCGGCGCTGACCTTGCAATGAGTGCGACAGGCGCTATGTGGAATCCTTATCTTGCCTATCAGTGGCATTGTGCACAAGCCCAAGAAAATACCTCAGTTCAGCAAACACACTTATTAGCAGATTGA
- a CDS encoding phosphoribosyl-AMP cyclohydrolase, which yields MTKIKYFNINKSLTLIFGISCMLILSLTICTTNTYATQLNNKKPLSNQISSDHSITISEVIQAQNAWAKGIVTIGNAYLDHKDYQQVAKNLIQQLYAYNYENGIVLFKPTKASETPFRKTKESALSYFVGDNVNYSEDKGFAIQPWTKVVFHNDEMYFHGDMAIAMGTYDFTDTKGKVTSVEYTFAYVKNPKGQLKIVLHHSSIPYSS from the coding sequence ATGACTAAAATAAAATACTTTAATATTAACAAATCATTGACATTAATATTTGGTATTTCATGTATGCTAATATTATCTCTAACAATATGTACCACAAATACTTATGCAACACAACTTAACAACAAAAAGCCACTTTCCAACCAAATAAGTAGTGATCATTCAATCACTATATCTGAAGTCATTCAAGCACAAAATGCTTGGGCAAAAGGCATTGTTACTATTGGAAATGCCTATCTTGATCATAAAGACTATCAACAAGTTGCAAAAAACTTAATTCAACAATTATATGCTTATAATTATGAAAATGGTATTGTTTTATTTAAACCGACCAAAGCTTCTGAAACACCATTTAGAAAAACAAAAGAATCTGCACTATCCTACTTTGTTGGTGACAATGTAAACTATAGCGAAGATAAAGGCTTTGCCATACAGCCATGGACTAAAGTTGTTTTTCATAATGATGAAATGTACTTCCATGGTGATATGGCTATTGCCATGGGCACCTATGACTTTACTGATACCAAAGGTAAAGTAACCAGTGTTGAGTATACCTTTGCTTATGTAAAAAACCCCAAAGGTCAACTTAAGATCGTACTACACCATTCATCCATACCTTATAGTAGCTAA
- a CDS encoding phosphoribosylanthranilate isomerase, whose translation MIRVKICGITNIEDALCAYHCGADALGFVFYNKSPRYLTAEKAKLIIQQLPPFIQTVGLFVNHTKDEIDSILNQVPVNLLQFHGDESDYFAQLFKRPFIKAVRVKDASDIENASTNYPNAQGILVDHYKKDNFGGTGESFDWSLIPAHRIKPIILAGGLNCQNINKAITAVSPDSVDVSSGVEKEKGIKDHNLIKKFISCAKLSII comes from the coding sequence ATGATTCGAGTTAAAATTTGTGGTATTACAAATATAGAAGATGCCCTTTGTGCTTATCATTGCGGTGCAGATGCATTAGGATTTGTCTTTTATAATAAAAGCCCACGCTATCTAACAGCTGAAAAAGCCAAATTAATTATTCAACAACTACCCCCTTTTATTCAAACTGTTGGATTATTTGTTAATCATACTAAAGATGAGATTGATAGCATTTTAAATCAAGTACCTGTCAATCTATTACAATTTCATGGTGATGAATCTGATTATTTTGCACAACTATTTAAACGCCCTTTTATTAAAGCAGTCAGAGTAAAAGACGCATCTGATATTGAAAACGCATCGACTAATTATCCTAATGCACAAGGCATATTAGTCGATCACTATAAAAAAGATAATTTTGGTGGCACAGGAGAGTCTTTTGACTGGTCATTAATACCTGCTCACAGGATAAAGCCTATTATTCTAGCGGGTGGTTTAAATTGTCAAAATATTAATAAAGCCATTACGGCTGTTTCCCCAGATTCTGTAGATGTTTCTAGTGGTGTAGAAAAAGAAAAAGGCATTAAAGATCATAATTTAATCAAAAAATTCATCTCTTGTGCGAAATTGTCCATTATCTAA
- a CDS encoding DUF2760 domain-containing protein, with product MKIKLSWGKRISALIFGKVDVNTQELTDKDALKVSLNKEADVNQSTIKSESMLLKEHDQTAALQLLHLLQKHGRLVDFLHEEILNYTDEEVGAAARIVHQGCNKVLSEHVQLTAIREENEDSSITVYKGFDTQKIHIIGDIQGEPPYQGVLVHKGWQVSGINLPKVTDKAKLSIVNPAEVEL from the coding sequence ATGAAAATAAAACTATCATGGGGTAAGCGAATTAGCGCACTTATTTTTGGAAAGGTAGATGTTAATACGCAAGAATTAACTGATAAAGATGCCTTGAAAGTATCTTTAAATAAAGAGGCAGATGTTAATCAATCCACTATTAAAAGTGAGTCAATGTTATTAAAAGAGCATGATCAAACAGCTGCTTTGCAGCTACTGCATCTGTTACAAAAGCATGGGCGTTTGGTTGATTTTCTACATGAAGAAATTCTTAATTATACTGATGAAGAAGTGGGCGCTGCTGCAAGAATTGTTCATCAAGGATGCAATAAAGTACTATCTGAGCATGTTCAATTAACAGCGATTAGAGAAGAAAATGAAGACTCAAGTATTACCGTTTATAAAGGGTTTGATACACAGAAAATACATATTATTGGTGATATTCAGGGTGAGCCACCTTATCAAGGTGTATTAGTTCATAAAGGCTGGCAGGTTAGTGGCATAAACTTACCGAAGGTAACAGATAAGGCTAAACTTTCGATCGTTAATCCAGCGGAGGTTGAGCTATGA
- a CDS encoding Hsp70 family protein gives MSDAKYIIGIDLGTTHCAVTYSEINQDGDKPQKVVSFPLLQVTEPGTIDKHKLLPSFIYMPNAATIRPEEIALPWDQESHVVVGTYAKEHASKTPNRVVSSAKSWLCQEHIDKRSGILPVNAAEDIEKFSPLQAVIYYLEHIRNAWDWAFSDAPLFQQKITLTIPASFDPAARELVAEAARLSDLNNLTLLEEPQAAFYSWLDQVGDHWRNEVQIGDVILVVDVGGGTSDFTLISVQEHEGDLSLKRIAVGEHILVGGDNMDWLLAYMVNEKFSKNGKKLEPWQVQSLTYSARSAKESLLSDASLEQATVVIPGRSSKLIGRAVKEKITQSDVAKTILDGFFPNVEIDDKPVNRLRSGVSRMSLNYAQDAAITRHLADFLTKQKKALEGHEQKDFIKPNKVLFNGGVFKSSVLRQRLLSVLNRWLMQANCDPAVELSGADYDLSVAKGASVFGQVQAGKVIRIRGGSAQSYYIGLESSMPAIPGFEPPIEALCVAPFGMESGANVTVSDQSFGLVVGEPVNFRFFGSNVRREDKEGEILADVANEELEELHQLEINLKSEKYQKGDVVPVYLSASQTEVGTLILNANAQNSDDSWKIEFNMRHDCVEHT, from the coding sequence ATGAGTGATGCAAAGTATATCATTGGTATCGACTTAGGTACGACACACTGCGCAGTGACTTATAGTGAAATTAACCAAGATGGTGACAAGCCTCAAAAAGTTGTTTCTTTTCCTTTATTGCAAGTAACTGAGCCAGGGACAATTGATAAGCATAAATTATTGCCATCATTTATTTATATGCCTAATGCGGCAACGATTCGACCAGAAGAAATTGCTCTGCCATGGGATCAAGAAAGTCATGTGGTTGTTGGTACATATGCTAAAGAGCATGCTTCTAAAACGCCAAACCGTGTTGTATCGAGTGCTAAAAGTTGGCTCTGTCAGGAACATATTGATAAAAGAAGTGGGATTCTGCCTGTCAATGCAGCTGAAGATATTGAAAAGTTTTCACCTTTACAAGCAGTTATTTACTATCTTGAACATATAAGAAATGCTTGGGATTGGGCATTTTCCGATGCACCATTATTTCAACAAAAAATAACCTTAACAATTCCAGCCTCATTTGATCCTGCAGCAAGAGAGCTTGTTGCGGAAGCTGCAAGATTAAGTGATTTAAATAATTTAACTCTATTAGAAGAGCCACAAGCTGCCTTTTATAGTTGGTTAGATCAAGTAGGTGATCATTGGCGAAATGAGGTACAAATTGGTGATGTGATCTTAGTTGTTGATGTTGGTGGTGGTACTAGTGATTTTACATTAATTTCAGTTCAAGAGCATGAAGGTGATTTAAGCTTAAAGCGCATTGCTGTAGGTGAGCATATTCTTGTTGGTGGCGATAATATGGATTGGTTATTAGCTTATATGGTCAATGAAAAGTTTTCTAAAAACGGTAAAAAATTAGAGCCATGGCAAGTTCAATCATTAACTTATAGCGCTCGTAGTGCCAAAGAAAGCTTATTATCTGATGCTTCTTTAGAGCAAGCAACCGTTGTGATACCAGGTAGGTCATCTAAGTTAATTGGTCGAGCAGTTAAAGAAAAAATTACTCAAAGTGATGTTGCTAAAACAATTTTAGATGGCTTTTTCCCTAATGTGGAGATAGATGATAAGCCGGTTAATAGGCTTAGAAGTGGTGTTAGTCGTATGAGTCTTAATTATGCACAAGATGCTGCTATTACGCGCCATTTGGCTGACTTTTTAACTAAACAAAAAAAAGCGCTTGAAGGTCATGAACAAAAAGATTTTATTAAGCCAAATAAAGTATTATTTAATGGTGGCGTATTTAAATCATCAGTTTTACGCCAACGTCTTTTAAGTGTTTTAAATCGTTGGTTAATGCAAGCTAACTGTGATCCAGCAGTTGAGCTATCCGGTGCAGATTATGATTTAAGTGTTGCCAAAGGTGCTTCTGTATTTGGTCAAGTTCAAGCAGGTAAGGTAATTCGAATACGTGGTGGAAGTGCACAGTCTTATTATATTGGCTTGGAATCTTCGATGCCTGCAATTCCAGGCTTTGAGCCGCCAATTGAAGCTTTGTGTGTGGCGCCATTTGGTATGGAGTCTGGCGCAAATGTGACTGTATCTGACCAAAGCTTTGGACTTGTTGTTGGTGAGCCAGTGAATTTTAGGTTTTTTGGCTCAAATGTTCGCCGAGAAGATAAAGAAGGAGAAATTTTAGCAGATGTTGCAAATGAAGAGCTAGAAGAGTTGCATCAACTTGAAATTAATCTAAAATCAGAGAAATATCAAAAAGGTGATGTGGTGCCAGTTTATCTATCAGCATCACAAACAGAAGTCGGTACCCTTATTTTAAATGCCAACGCACAAAATTCAGATGATAGCTGGAAGATTGAATTTAATATGCGTCATGACTGTGTTGAACATACCTAA